One Epinephelus lanceolatus isolate andai-2023 chromosome 17, ASM4190304v1, whole genome shotgun sequence genomic window carries:
- the golga4 gene encoding golgin subfamily A member 4 isoform X2, which translates to MFKKLKQKINEEQSPQRNAQSQQQAQMGSGDRRSSQTPPFLHDGSPVPSDREMLAGMIAEPAFLSEYTIFALDHSKRPKTAQVASVTAPKGPARSPRGSINGDGSASPHREETQSFAQKLQLRVPSMESLIRGGASRAENLFRSPSKENLVRSSSRDSLTPLGENDSPGAPTYDPPSDIESEAEEPPGSAESLSKEQLLHRLLRVERSLGKYRGKYSELVTAYRTVQRDKEKTQVILSQSQDKALRRIGELREELQMDQQAKKHLQDEFDAALEEKDQMITVLQTQVALLKKRVKGFSEGAVPPEGDVPQSEDADSDSTSSTQSPLKEQGVEAEVTEGEGNSDPTKLMEALQKRVKRQENLLQKCKDVMRTHKERGIQLGSENEALQEQLQERLQELEKMKELHTTEKTKLITQLRDAKNLIEQLEQDKGMVIAETKRQMHETLEMKEEEVAQLRSRLQQVTAQKEELQEQKEKAEKSAFEELERALGVAQRAEEARKQLQVQLEEQVKEVERASEEERKTLQQKLTKVKQEVVAIMKKSSEETVANMEKLHSEALAAKEEEMNARINKAVEQCKEEFARLGKEREQQSSLALEDVELQKTALRTEADNKVKEIQLELEAARTRVLELESSLEKISQDGSSLSHELSSQLEELKDKHKEQISALEEKHREELEKHKGILTQQNNAALELKEKHRVEVETLLKDKELQFQAHVEDMNQKTLEKLDAKQAELEAVSAELSEALKSKQLLEEKLVATEDAHRVAQQENEKRVQDQVEKHNVELKNIKQEQEQSLGTEKTLKEELNALKIVLKEREKEIKDLVLKEKTLQEESHSTVQELNVKVKELEELQQRLSQSQQESGSLKESNAQLSKMSEDLDKCKKDLTDLEHQLEAAKTDCQQKEKSLQELEQQLRQTKKELSEQEKSFTAELNTKEEEQTCLKKQLDDEKAAHENKMKNTITEMEAKLKSQETKMEKVKHKAKEMHESFKKKLQQNEETMKKELAKKEKELQQTEQQVQEKIVEMAQKSSQGLSSAMSELQANHKEEVEKLHDTHKHETEELERRWQEKLGQQEEELTEKHSHILQEKVQELEEISQQLNRGKEENEQVLRELKDLKEELAIRETTVQKLQEELNEAAVKLESLSQGEALLKEQMESVERNLNQALKERNSLQDELNKTKEQNKEKLKNLSGKLKEAEKQRKALEGSRCKESEDLQSKFEETAMQLQAREAEFQQQLILIRNQMEHCCQEVQSKVECGSNELCQRVECRLNELKDRLLRSQEKVVNLKNVILTKADRICTLEDNLRQQTEENKNLCISLEQMTAQVNAHMEHVNALTHEKENHSQSINEKALKIEELNEANRLISESMKANELQIGNLESIVSDLKNQLASSIKEKEEAINQLNQQYKEERQQAAAQMEETIQRLEQERKSASEQADALRNSLSEYENKAETKFAQNDNTITSLQTRLDELEREISEKNEALQRLTASIDNQSISKSEMDQVLSEKEQTVSGLTSELESCIGRLGELQEQLALKTKECEQLTADLKQQHSVRENEKRELVEQLQQTQMQCAQNGNLEQEMVEKLRSLEEDNQKCKEKLESQREEFERTKDEIIRSKEESLKAAEEKLSAESARKVSELKKKAEQKIGQIKKQLTSQLEEKEQAVKALQTSLEEIKSGETSRKQHAEMLEGQTKTLEEALVKLKEEQEQQLKQILSNERLEKERSLEELKNLYEEKLSSLQSDAAQQGELKETESALREIEAKLKEAEEQNGNLLAEINRLKEEICAKDAQLEEHQATIKHAQNPPELEAEIKVECSSVQQTRSAMQTEMENHSPMQEVDGDSLESLKDKLSQVKSEKEKIHKDFARLQKDMRVLRKEHEQDLEYMKKEMLEETEKRLKLELEDVEMKHNSAIKQLMREFNTQMALKERELDTAVKEAIAKAQAVEAELITSHRDEASQLRKNREEEMGQRVWQVQKELEELQAKSHDAAEMSTEELQAQLAEKTSLLSEARLKEQGFVERIHSLEDKIKCFHRTTVVTHLGSTYKDPGYNSSEATEMEYLRKVLFEYMMGRETKTMAKVITSMLKFPPDQAQKVLDKEDSKAIPWLR; encoded by the exons ATGTTTAAAAAGCTGAAGCAGAAGATTAACGAGGAGCAGTCACCGCAGAGGAATGCGCAGTCACAACAGCAGGCCCAG ATGGGCAGTGGAGACCGCCGCAGCAGTCAAACCCCGCCGTTTCTTCACGATGGCTCACCCGTTCCCAGTGACAGAGAG ATGCTGGCCGGGATGATAGCAGAGCCCGCTTTTCTCTCTGAGTATACTATCTTTGCTCTGGACCATTCAAAACGACCCAAAACGGCCCAGGTAGCCAGTGTG ACCGCCCCTAAAGGACCAGCACGATCTCCCAGAGGTAGCATCAATGGGGATGGAAGTGCCTCTCCTCAT agagaggagactcAGTCGTTTGCCCAGAAACTGCAGTTAAGAGTTCCCTCAATGGAGTCGTTAATCCGTGGTGGTGCCAGTCGGGCAGAAAACCTGTTCCGCTCTCCCTCGAAAGAAAACCTGGTCCGAAGCTCATCGCGTGACTCCCTGACACCTTTGGGAGAGAACGACTCCCCAGGCGCCCCCACATATGACCCCCCCTCAGATATTGAGAGTGAGGCTGAGGAGCCACCAGGAAGTGCAGAGTCCCTTTCCAAAGAGCAGCTGCTGCATCGGCTGCTCAGAGTGGAGAGGAGCCTGGGGAAGTACAGAGGGAAGTACTCAGAG CTGGTTACTGCATACCGTACAGTACAGCgagataaagaaaaaacacag GTCATCCTCAGTCAGAGTCAAGATAAAGCTCTCCGCAGGATAGGGGAGCTGCGGGAG GAGCTTCAAATGGACCAACAGGCCAAGAAACACCTACAAGACGAGTTTGATGCTGCGCTGGAAGAGAAAGACCAGATGATCACTGTACTGCAGACACAG GTTGCTCTTTTGAAGAAACGAGTTAAAGGGTTTTCTGAGGGTGCTGTGCCACCTGAGGGTGACGTCCCGCAGTCTGAAGATGCAGATTCAgactcaacctcttccacacaAAGTCCTTTGAAGGAGCAAGGAGTAGAGGCCGAAGTCACTGAGG GAGAGGGCAACAGTGATCCAACCAAACTTATGGAGGCTCTGCAGAAGAGAGTGAAGAGGCAGGAAAACCTCCTGCAGAAGTGCAAAGATGTGATGAGAACACACAAGGAGCGGGGCATCCAGCTGGGCAGTGAGAATGAAGCTCTGCaggagcagctgcaggagaGACTGCAGGAGCTGGAGAAGATGAAG GAGCTGCACACAACAGAAAAGACAAAGCTGATCACTCAGCTGCGTGATGCCAAGAACCTCATTGAACAGCTGGAGCAGGACAAG GGAATGGTAATTGCTGAGACAAAGCGCCAGATGCATGAGACCCTggaaatgaaggaagaggaggtTGCTCAGCTCCGCTCCAGGCTCCAGCAGGTTACTGCCCAGAAAGAAGAGCTACAGGAGCAGAAAGAAAAGGCTGAGAAATCAG CGTTTGAAGAACTTGAGCGAGCGCTGGGTGTAGCTCAGAGGGCAGAGGAGGCCCGTAAACAGCTGCAGGTTCAGCTGGAGGAGCAAGTGAAAGAGGTTGAAAGGGCCAgcgaggaagagaggaagactCTGCAGCAGAAGCTCACAAAGGTCAAACAGGAGGTCGTCGCCATCATGAAG AAATCATCGGAGGAGACGGTGGCCAATATGGAGAAACTCCACAGTGAGGCTCTGGCTGCcaaagaagaagagatgaaTGCCAGAATCAACAAAGCTGTG GAGCAATGCAAAGAGGAGTTTGCGCGATTGGGCAAGGAGCGAGAACAGCAGTCCTCTCTGGCTCTGGAGGATGTAGAGCTACAGAAGACAGCTCTGAGGACTGAAGCTGATAACAAGGTTAAGGAGATTCAGTTGGAGCTGGAAGCTGCAAGAACT AGAGTATTGGAGTTGGAGAGCTCTCTGGAGAAGATCTCACAAGACGGATCAAGTCTGTCCCATGAACTTTCCAGTCAGCTGGAGGAACTGAAGGATAAACACAAGGAGCAAATCTCCGCATTAGAGGAAAAGCACcgggaggagctggaaaagCACAAGGGCATCCTAACCCAGCAGAATAATGCTGCTCTTGAGCTCAAGGAGAAACACAGAGTTGAAGTGGAGACCCTTCTGAAAGATAAAGAACTGCAGTTCCAAGCACATGTTGAAGACATGAACCAGAAGACTTTGGAGAAACTGGATGCAAAGCAGGCAGAGCTAGAGGCAGTTTCTGCAGAGCTTTCCGAGGCTTTGAAGAGTAAACAGCTTCTTGAGGAGAAGCTGGTGGCAACTGAAGATGCTCATCGTGTGGCTCAACAGGAAAACGAAAAGCGGGTTCAAGATCAGGTGGAAAAGCACAATGTAGAGCTTAAAAATATCAAACAGGAGCAAGAGCAGTCCCTTGGTACAGAGAAAACCCTGAAGGAGGAGCTGAATGCGTTGAAGATTGTTTTAAAGGAAAGGGAAAAGGAAATTAAAGACCTTGtcctaaaagaaaaaacactacAAGAGGAGTCACATTCCACGGTACAAGAATTAAATGTCAAGGTTAAAGAAttggaggagctgcagcagcgtTTGTcacaatcccagcaggaaagTGGGAGTCTAAAGGAATCTAATGCACAGTTAAGTAAGATGTCAGAGGATCTTGATAAGTGTAAGAAGGATTTGACTGATTTGGAGCATCAGCTGGAAGCAGCAAAGACTGATTGTCAACAAAAAGAGAAGTCGCTTCAAGAACTAGAGCAACAGTTACGGCAGACCAAAAAGGAGCTCTCAGAGCAGGAGAAGTCATTTACAGCAGAACTGAACACTAAGGAGGAAGAACAAACTTGCCTCAAAAAACAGCTGGATGATGAAAAAGCTGCCCAtgaaaataagatgaaaaacaCTATAACTGAGATGGAGGCTAAGCTGAAATCACAGGAGACGAAAATGGAAAAGGTTAAACACAAGGCCAAAGAAATGCACGAGAGTTTTAAGAAAAAGCTTCAGCAGAATGAGGAGACCATGAAGAAGGAACTTGCGAAGAAGGAGAAAGAGCTTCAGCAGACAGAGCAACAAGTTCAAGAGAAAATTGTGGAGATGGCCCAAAAAAGTTCCCAAGGTCTTAGCAGTGCAATGTCAGAGCTGCAGGCCAACCATAAGGAAGAGGTGGAGAAGCTACATGACACCCATAAGCATGAGACTGAGGAGCTGGAGCGTCGTTGGCAGGAGAAGTTGGGGCAGCAGGAGGAAGAATTAACGGAGAAACACTCGCACATACTACAGGAGAAGGTTCAGGAACTGGAGGAAATTTCTCAGCAACTCAACAGAGGCAAAGAGGAGAACGAGCAAGTGTTGCGTGAATTAAAGGATTTAAAGGAGGAGCTGGCAATTCGGGAAACCACTGTGCAGAAACTGCAAGAAGAGCTCAACGAAGCAGCGGTTAAGCTTGAAAGTTTGTCTCAGGGCGAAGCCTTGCTCAAAGAGCAAATGGAGTCAGTGGAGAGGAACCTTAACCAAGCTCTGAAGGAGAGAAACTCCCTCCAGGACGAGCTCAACAAGACGAAGGAACAGAACAAAGAGAAGTTAAAGAACTTGTCAGGAAAGTTGAAGGAAGCAGAGAAGCAGCGTAAAGCACTGGAAGGTTCCAGATGTAAGGAGAGTGAGGACTTGCAGagtaaatttgaggaaactgcCATGCAGCTACAAGCCAGGGAAGCAGAGTTCCAGCAGCAATTAATTCTGATCAGAAACCAAATGGAGCATTGCTGTCAGGAGGTTCAGTCGAAAGTGGAGTGTGGCTCTAATGAACTCTGTCAAAGAGTTGAATGTAGGCTGaatgagctgaaagacagaTTGCTCCGTAGTCAAGAAAAGGTAGTGAATCTCAAAAACGTCATCCTCACTAAAGCAGATAGAATTTGCACTTTAGAGGACAATCTCCGCCAGCAAACAGAGGAGAATAAGAATCTATGCATTTCATTAGAACAGATGACTGCTCAGGTAAATGCTCACATGGAGCATGTCAACGCCTTAACTCATGAGAAGGAGAATCACTCTCAGTCTATCAACGAGAAAGCTCTGAAAATTGAGGAGCTGAATGAAGCAAACAGACTCATATCAGAAAGTATGAAAGCAAATGAGTTGCAAATCGGTAACTTGGAAAGCATCGTGAGTGACTTGAAAAATCAGCTAGCAAGTAGCATAAAAGAGAAGGAGGAAGCCATAAATCAGCTGAACCAGCAGTATAAAGAGGAGAGACAACAGGCTGCTGCTCAAATGGAGGAGACCATTCAGAGATTAGAGCAGGAGAGGAAGTCTGCTTCAGAGCAGGCAGATGCACTCAGGAACAGTCTGTCTGAGTATGAAAACAAGGCAGAGACAAAGTTCGCCCAGAATGATAACACTATTACGTCTTTGCAGACCAGGCTCGATGAGCTGGAGCGAGAAATCTCTGAAAAGAACGAAGCCCTGCAAAGGCTGACGGCGAGTATTGACAATCAGTCCATCAGTAAGTCTGAGATGGACCAGGTGTTGAGCGAGAAGGAGCAGACGGTCAGCGGGCTCACCTCAGAACTGGAGAGTTGCATAGGTCGACTTGGTGAGCTCCAGGAGCAGTTAGCCTTAAAGACAAAAGAGTGCGAGCAACTCACAGCAGACCTCAAACAGCAACACAGCGTCAGGGAGAATGAAAAGAGGGAGTTggtggagcagctgcagcagaccCAGATGCAGTGCGCTCAGAATGGTAACTTGGAGCAGGAGATGGTCGAAAAACTACGCTCTCTCGAGGAAGACAATCAAAAGTGTAAAGAAAAGCTTGAAAGTCAGAGGGAGGAATTTGAAAGGACGAAAGATGAGATTATCAGGAGCAAAGAGGAGAGTCTGAAGGCGGCTGAAGAGAAGTTGTCTGCGGAGAGCGCTCGGAAAGTATCAGAGCTGAAGAAGAAAGCTGAGCAGAAAATCGGTCAGATTAAAAAACAGCTAACCTCGCAGCTCGAGGAAAAAGAGCAGGCGGTTAAGGCTCTTCAGACCAGCCTGGAGGAAATCAAGAGCGGCGAAACATCCAGAAAACAACACGCAGAAATGTTAGAGgggcaaacaaaaacacttgagGAAGCTCTGGTAAAGCTTAAGGAAGAGCAGGAGCAACAACTCAAGCAGATTCTGAGTAATGAGAGGCTCGAGAAAGAAAGGTCTTTAGAGGAGCTGAAAAACTTGTATGAAGAAAAGCTGTCCTCGCTTCAGAGTGATGCAGCACAACAAGGGGAGCTGAAAGAAACAGAATCAGCGCTGCGCGAAATCGAGGCAAAGCTAAAAGAAGCAGAAGAGCAGAATGGAAACCTTCTCGCAGAAATAAATCGTCTGAAAGAGGAGATATGTGCGAAGGATGCCCAGCTTGAGGAACATCAGGCAACTATTAAGCACGCACAAAACCCACCAGAGCTCGAGGCAGAGATCAAGGTGGAATGTAGCAGCGTACAGCAAACCAGGAGCGCGATGCAAACCGAGATGGAAAACCACTCTCCGATGCAAGAGGTGGACGGTGATTCTTTGGAGTCTCTCAAGGACAAACTGAGTCAGGTGAAAAGCGAGAAAGAGAAGATTCACAAGGACTTTGCCAGGCTACAGAAGGACATGCGAGTTCTGAGGAAGGAGCACGAACAGGACCTGGAATACATGAAGAAAGAGATGTTGGAGGAGACTGAGAAAAGGCTCAA GCTGGAGTTGGAAGATGTGGAGATGAAGCACAATTCTGCCATCAAGCAGCTAATGAGGGAGTTCAACACGCAGATGGCTCTGAAGGAGAGGGAGCTGGATACAGCAGTGAAGGAGGCCATTG CGAAGGCCCAGGCTGTCGAGGCAGAGCTCATCACCAGCCATCGCGACGAAGCCAGTCAGCTGAGGAAG aatcGAGAGGAGGAGATGGGACAAAGAGTGTGGCAGGTTCAGAAGGAACTGGAGGAGTTGCAAGCAAAGAGCCATGATGCTGCTGAG